The DNA region ACCTGCGCCAGGGCCGACAGGGTGTAGTCCTCGGAGACGCCGAGCCGGATGCGGCCGCGCAGGCCACCCGGCGAGAAGAAGGCGCGCAGCCGGTCCTGCGCGTCGACCACATCGCGGGCGAAGCCGATCATGGCCTGGCCGTCAGGCGTTGGGGCGACCCGGTGCGTGTCCCGCGTCAGGAGCGCGCGACCGAGAGCGTGTTCGAGCCGCGCGATGTGCCCGCTCACGGTGGATTGCCGGAGCCCGAGCGCCTGGGCCGCGGCCGTGAAGCTGCTACTCTCGACGACGGCCAGGAACGAGCGCAGCAGCTCGACGTTCAGGTTGCCTATCATGGTTCATGATAACCGATATCGGTAACGCCGCGGGCCAGCGCCGCGTTAGGATTCGAGACAGACCCGTCTCAGAGCCGCACCGCGAAGCCTCGTCCGATGTCCGCACCCGTGATCATGACCACCCTCTTCGTCGGTGGCCTCGTGGCGATCCCGACGCTCGGCCGGTGGGCCGTACAGGTCACGGAGGTGCTCGCCTCCCTGCTGGCGACCGCCACCGTGTTGGTCGTGATCCTGTACCTCTGCGATCGCTGGCCGGACTACTTCGCCAACCCGCGGATGCCGGTCGGCACGATGGCGACACCGTTCGCCGAGTGAGACGATGACCCGTCCCGCGCGTTCGCAGACTCTGGGGAACGGCCCCTCCGCGGGCGCGGCCCTGGCGTTCGTCGCCGGCTTCGTCGATGCGGCGGCCTTCATCGCCCTGACCGGCCTCTTCACCGCCCACGTCACCGGCAACTTCGTCCTGATCGGCGCCGAGCTGATCGCGAGCTCCAGCGGCGTGCTGGCCAAGCTCCTGGCGCTGCCCGTCTTCGTCGGGGCGGTGGCGGCGGCGCGGGTTCTGGCCTTGCTGCTGGAGCGGCGGGGTTCCGACCCCCTGCCCTGGCTCCTCGCCGTCGAGGTGGCGCTGCTCGCGGGGTTCGGCCTGTGCGGCACCGTGTGGTCGCCTCTCGGCGGGGCGGATGGCGCCGCCTCCATCGCCGT from Methylobacterium sp. NMS14P includes:
- a CDS encoding YoaK family protein → MTRPARSQTLGNGPSAGAALAFVAGFVDAAAFIALTGLFTAHVTGNFVLIGAELIASSSGVLAKLLALPVFVGAVAAARVLALLLERRGSDPLPWLLAVEVALLAGFGLCGTVWSPLGGADGAASIAVGMLAVAAMGLQNAVGRLSLGHLAPTTVMTVSVSQAVIDATDLALGSGEQRDQTRKRFLRVLPAIAAFAAGALCGAFGIAHLAFGSIVLPLGILVALIILAAAPGEAGGAP